One window from the genome of Elaeis guineensis isolate ETL-2024a chromosome 5, EG11, whole genome shotgun sequence encodes:
- the LOC105046239 gene encoding villin-1 yields the protein MLDLVFDGFLFLTLRAPILSFASSSTSFRTINKRLIPGKLGIWVASRKRRPPACSSLGRVWVLFEERMSMKGVDEAFRGAGAKTGLEIWCIENGHPVPMPKSSHGKFFSGSTYIILSTAVLKSGLTHHDIHYWLGKDAEEVDSSMASDKAIELDAALGSRAVQYREVQGFETQKFLSYFKPCIIPVEGVFSSELQGLGGKSYRVSLLSCTGDHVVRVREVPFSRSSLNHNDVFILDTQSKIFLFSGRNSSMQERAKALEVVQYIKENQHGGRCEVATLEDGKLVGDSDSGEFWNLFGGYAPITRDQPCADQMETIMSSTKLFWINKGKLFPIDAPSLNRGMLSSDKCYMLDCDAEIFIWMGRMTLVSERKASISAIEEIVHSHVRSASTRTTFLTEGSENVKFKSYFTSWPQTLTTNLYEEGRGKVAAIFKHQGYDVKELPDNSSQPFIDCCGDLKVWWVSCHGASLVPAREQGKLYSGDCYIVQYTYTKGERDDHLFYAWFGKNSILEDGVNAISFMSSTVDSTKGCSAMAQIFEGKEPVLFFAIFKSLIIFKGGMSPAYKKSMTQRALADETYDKDRTALFRVQGTGPDNMQAIQVDQVSTSLNSSYCYILQDGSFIFAWTGSLSLPSDHDLLNSMLDKINPLKQPMLVREGSEPDIFWSALGGKAEYPREKDIKDYTEDPHLFTCNCSILKGKEIFNFTQDDLTTEDVLVLDCHDEIYIWVGLHANVTSKEQALNLGKKFLQADILQEGLSIDAAVYVITEGNEPPFFTRFFNWDDSKTYMHGNSFERKLAMLKGSSRNVEAPDIGFRKAFRRYSEHTPDGSIRNLSISDRLYMRDGSSESSSVMEESSFNSRKVEEIILDNCEENDTDDVLEKLPYELLKVPSSMPITGIDVTRREAYLSAKEFQEKFGMSKKAFYQLPKWRQNKLKLSLGLF from the exons ATGCTGGATCTTGTTTTTGATGGTTTCCTTTTTTTGACCTTGCGAGCTCCTATCCTATCCTTCGCATCCTCCTCCACCTCCTTCCGCACCATAAACAAAAGGTTGATCCCTGGGAAACTTGGTATTTGGGTTGCCAGCCGGAAGAGAAGACCACCCGCGTGCTCCTCTCTCGGGCGGGTTTGGGTTCTTTTCGAGGAGAGAATGTCGATGAAGGGTGTGGACGAAGCCTTCCGCGGCGCTGGAGCAAAGAC GGGGCTGGAAATCTGGTGCATAGAGAATGGTCATCCGGTTCCGATGCCCAAGTCTTCCCACGGGAAGTTCTTTTCCGGGAGCACGTACATAATCTTGAGT ACTGCTGTGCTTAAAAGCGGACTCACTCATCATGATATACACTACTGGCTGGGGAAGGATGCCGAGGAG GTTGACTCTTCGATGGCATCCGACAAGGCAATCGAGCTGGATGCAGCCTTGGGCTCCCGTGCAGTCCAGTACCGGGAAGTCCAGGGATTCGAGACACAGAAGTTCTTGTCCTACTTCAAGCCCTGCATCATACCCGTTGAGGGAGTTTTCTCTTCCGAGCTGCAAGGTTTGGGAGGCAAATCCTACCGAGTCTCGTTGTTGAGCTGCACAGGGGACCATGTCGTTCGCGTTCGAGAA GTGCCATTCTCTCGTTCCTCCTTGAACCACAATGATGTATTTATACTCGATACGCAGTCTAAAATCTTTCTATTCAGTGGCCGTAACTCTAGCATGCAAGAAAGGGCTAAAGCTTTGGAGGTTGTTCAGTACATaaaagagaatcagcatggtggGAGGTGTGAAGTGGCAACATTAG AGGATGGGAAGCTTGTCGGTGATTCTGATTCTGGAGAATTCTGGAACTTATTTGGAGGTTATGCTCCCATTACCAGGGATCAACCTTGTGCAGATCAGATGGAGACTATTATGTCATCCACAAAGCTTTTCTG gaTTAATAAGGGAAAGTTGTTTCCCATTGATGCCCCTTCATTAAATAGAGGGATGCTGAGTTCAGACAAGTGTTATATGTTGGATTGTGATGCTGAGATCTTCATTTGGATGGGAAGGATGACATTAGTCTCTGAAAGGAAGGCATCTATTTCAGCCATAGAA GAAATTGTGCATTCACATGTGAGATCGGCAAGCACTCGTACAACTTTCTTAACTGAAGGGTCTGAAAATGTGAAATTCAAGTCTTACTTTACTAGTTGGCCCCAAACTCTGACCACCAACTTGTATGAGGAAGGACGAGGGAAAGTAGCAG CAATATTTAAGCATCAGGGTTATGATGTCAAGGAACTTCCTGACAATAGCTCTCAGCCATTCATAGATTGCTGCGGTGATCTAAAA gtttggTGGGTGAGTTGTCATGGTGCTTCACTTGTTCCAGCTCGGGAACAGGGCAAGCTTTACAGTGGAGACTGCTATATTGTGCAGTATACTTATACTAAAGGTGAAAGGGATGATCACTTGTTTTATGCATGGTTTGGAAAGAATAGCATATTG GAAGACGGAGTTAATGCAATCTCTTTTATGAGCAGCACAGTTGATTCAACCAAAGGCTGTTCAGCCATG GCTCAGATTTTTGAAGGTAAAGAGCCAGTACTATTTTTTGCAATTTTCAAGTCACTGATCATTTTCAAG GGAGGCATGAGCCCAGCATATAAGAAGTCCATGACACAGAGAGCACTTGCTGATGAGACATATGATAAAGACAGGACAGCTTTATTTCGAGTTCAAGGAACAGGACCTGATAATATGCAAGCCATCCAGGTTGATCAA GTCTCCACTTCACTTAATTCCTCATATTGTTACATCTTGCAAGATGGATCTTTTATTTTCGCTTGGACAGGAAGCCTTTCATTGCCAAGCGATCATGATCTGCTCAACAGTATGTTGGACAAGATAAAT CCCCTGAAACAACCTATGTTGGTAAGGGAAGGCAGTGAACCGGATATCTTTTGGAGTGCATTAGGTGGAAAAGCAGAGTATCCAAGGGAAAAGGATATCAAAGACTACACTGAAGATCCACATTTGTTTACCTGT AATTGTTCAATTCTAAAA GGAAAGGAGATATTCAATTTCACTCAGGATGATTTAACTACAGAGGATGTATTGGTACTGGACTGCCATGATGAAATTTATATCTGGGTTGGCCTACATGCAAATGTTACATCTAAAGAGCAAGCCCTGAATCTTGGCAAG AAATTCCTTCAAGCAGACATTCTTCAGGAAGGATTATCAATAGATGCAGCTGTATATGTTATTACAGAAGGAAATGAGCCTCCATTCTTCACTCGTTTCTTTAACTGGGATGATTCAAAGACTTAT ATGCATGGGAACTCATTTGAGAGGAAGCTTGCCATGCTAAAAGGATCTTCACGAAATGTGGAG GCACCTGATATAGGCTTTCGGAAAGCATTTAGACGATACTCTGAACATACACCAGACGGCTCTATCAGAAACTTGTCCATTTCTGACAGGTTGTATATGAGAG ATGGGTCATCTGAATCTTCCTCAGTAATGGAAGAGTCAAGTTTTAATTCAAGAAAAGTTGAAGAAATCATATTGGACAACTGCGAAGAAAATGACACAGATGATGTATTGGAGAAGTTGCCATATGAACTCCTTAAAGTGCCATCGAGCATGCCAATAACGGGCATAGATGTAACCAGACGAGAG GCTTATCTGTCTGCTAAAGAGTTTCAAGAGAAGTTTGGCATGAGCAAGAAGGCATTTTACCAGTTGCCAAAGTGGAGGCAGAACAAGCTAAAGTTGTCTCTCGGTCTTTTCTAA